In Bacillota bacterium, the DNA window TCAACAGCACGTTTTACACCTTCGTATATTTCACGGGCTGCCCGCATGGGATGTTTACTGACAGCAAGATTCCTTCCAAGGCCACGTTTTGTATATACTGTTTCTACCCAGGGCAGGAATCTTTTAGCTTCCACTGTCCCCTGATAGTCACTCGCTACAAAAATTACAGGGACACCTGCAACTTCATTTGCCATTGCAGCATCTATTGCAATTTCTCCTACTTCAACTTCGTTAATTTTTACCCACTGTAAGGTCTTTGAACTAAAGGTATGGCAAAGGACTCCGTCTATAGTATTATCCATTGGATGATATCCGATTAATAATACGCCTGCAAAGGTATTGTCAATCCCAGGCCAGCGGTGCCTTGCCCCAGTTCCCATAACAATTTCACATCTGTCGTCCAGTTTATCATACTGAAGATTAAGGCTGCTGCCATGATTATCCCATATATAAACTTCTGTGGCTCCCGAATCAAATAAAGCCGCTGCTGCTGCATTTGCTTCCCTCACAGCTTGTTGACAGGCAAATTGATAGTTAACGCCGTCGGTTAAAGGCTGTTCAGGAGCACCCACGGT includes these proteins:
- a CDS encoding M55 family metallopeptidase, yielding MKFMIGVDLEGVACTVGAPEQPLTDGVNYQFACQQAVREANAAAAALFDSGATEVYIWDNHGSSLNLQYDKLDDRCEIVMGTGARHRWPGIDNTFAGVLLIGYHPMDNTIDGVLCHTFSSKTLQWVKINEVEVGEIAIDAAMANEVAGVPVIFVASDYQGTVEAKRFLPWVETVYTKRGLGRNLAVSKHPMRAAREIYEGVKRAVERIGEMRVFSFGTPIVQQCRYKRIESAQRLILNSPEKYVMIDPYTVECRVEKLSDIY